Proteins encoded by one window of Streptacidiphilus sp. PB12-B1b:
- a CDS encoding FAD-binding oxidoreductase, producing MTAGAREALETICPDRVITPGHPAYDRVRLLFNGMHDRRPRLICLPRDTAEVQRVIRAAREHGLPTAIRGGGHNIAGSGSLDDGLVVDLRLLDRVVVDPVRRLARSGGGATWAGFDLAAGTYGLAVTGGTFDDTGVGGLTLGGGIGHLMGRHGLSCDNVESYTLVTADGERTEVGPASDPDLDWALRGAGHNFGVVTGFTFRLHPVDRVYGGFVAYSGADLAEAVRLFRDLMTDAPDDLTCTLLLERYGPAQGPAAVMSVCYSGDDPEYPAVLDKALRRLEPIDWRIEERSYVSMQLCLGRLPFGLRHYWSARCVDGLPGELVDGIVDRFREGLITDPFNDTVLIEPIHGAVRSADPARSAVPFRSARFNVTGMAIWDPGHPEADAQQTAWAKSVAAVAEPYGRWGDGYINYVGDSGAAGPERALRTFGPESYGRLAALKQRVDPDNFFRSNYNVSPEPR from the coding sequence ATGACTGCCGGCGCCCGCGAGGCCCTGGAGACCATCTGCCCGGACCGGGTGATCACCCCCGGGCACCCCGCGTACGACCGGGTGCGGCTGCTCTTCAACGGGATGCACGACCGCAGGCCCCGGCTGATCTGCCTGCCGCGCGACACCGCGGAGGTGCAGCGGGTGATCCGGGCCGCCCGGGAGCACGGCCTGCCCACCGCGATCCGCGGCGGCGGCCACAACATCGCCGGCTCCGGATCGCTCGACGACGGGCTGGTGGTCGATCTGCGGCTGCTCGACCGGGTCGTCGTGGACCCGGTCCGCCGGCTCGCCCGCTCCGGCGGCGGCGCGACCTGGGCCGGGTTCGACCTGGCCGCGGGCACCTACGGGCTGGCCGTCACCGGCGGCACCTTCGACGACACCGGCGTGGGCGGGCTCACCCTCGGCGGCGGCATCGGGCACCTGATGGGCCGTCACGGCCTCTCCTGCGACAACGTCGAGTCCTACACCCTGGTCACCGCCGACGGGGAGCGGACCGAGGTGGGCCCGGCGAGCGACCCCGATCTGGACTGGGCCCTGCGCGGCGCCGGGCACAACTTCGGCGTGGTCACCGGGTTCACCTTCCGGCTGCACCCGGTGGACCGCGTCTACGGCGGCTTCGTCGCCTACTCCGGCGCCGACCTGGCCGAGGCCGTCCGGCTGTTCCGCGACCTGATGACCGACGCGCCGGACGACCTCACCTGCACCCTGCTGCTGGAGCGCTACGGACCGGCGCAGGGGCCGGCCGCGGTGATGAGCGTCTGCTACTCCGGCGACGACCCCGAGTACCCGGCCGTGCTGGACAAGGCCCTGCGCCGGCTCGAGCCGATCGACTGGCGGATCGAGGAGCGCAGCTACGTCTCCATGCAGCTGTGCCTGGGGCGGCTGCCCTTCGGGCTGCGCCACTACTGGAGCGCGCGCTGCGTGGACGGCCTGCCCGGCGAGCTGGTGGACGGCATCGTGGACCGCTTCCGCGAGGGCCTGATCACCGACCCCTTCAACGACACCGTGCTGATCGAGCCGATCCACGGCGCGGTCCGCTCGGCGGACCCGGCCCGCAGCGCCGTCCCCTTCCGCTCGGCCCGGTTCAACGTCACCGGAATGGCGATCTGGGATCCCGGCCACCCGGAGGCCGACGCCCAGCAGACCGCCTGGGCCAAGTCGGTGGCCGCCGTCGCCGAACCCTACGGGCGCTGGGGGGACGGCTACATCAACTACGTGGGCGACAGCGGTGCGGCCGGTCCGGAGCGCGCGCTGCGCACCTTCGGGCCGGAGTCCTACGGCCGGCTCGCCGCCCTCAAGCAGCGGGTCGACCCGGACAACTTCTTCCGGTCGAACTACAACGTCTCCCCGGAGCCCCGATGA
- the glnT gene encoding type III glutamate--ammonia ligase: MTVLPTAPPKNAEELARAVARDGIEFLLVMFVNLQGKPCAKLAPVRTLDRLLAEGLGFAGNAADGLGQSSADPDVVAIPDVTSYVKAPLQEGLGIVQCDLYVQGEPWPYAPRWILRRQLELLAEQGRQLKVGAEPEYFLVRRAEDGSIAVADELDTADSPCYDANAATRAFDHLATVSRAVDALGWENYSNDHEDANGQFEHNFGYADALRTADRVVVFRHLAKMAAHRAGLVATFMPKPFTHLTGSGLHLHVSLWDRDTDTSLFADPVDPRGMGLSQLGYSFISGLLEHAPGLMALTCPTVNSYKRLGAGADTQSHSSWAPGYASYGGNNRTHLVRIPDGGRIEIRCVDGAANPYLAIAGIAAAGADGMARGADPGDPVTGDLEAAGLRAGLRPLPPTLLHAVDELVRDGVLREGLGKVPGGLYADYFASVKRAEFNAFHRQVTGWELDRYLMF; the protein is encoded by the coding sequence ATGACGGTGCTGCCAACCGCGCCACCGAAGAACGCCGAGGAGCTCGCCCGGGCCGTGGCCCGGGACGGAATCGAGTTCCTGCTGGTCATGTTCGTCAATCTGCAGGGCAAGCCCTGCGCGAAGCTGGCCCCCGTGCGCACCCTGGACCGGCTGCTGGCCGAGGGCCTGGGCTTCGCCGGGAACGCCGCCGACGGCCTCGGCCAGTCCTCGGCCGACCCCGACGTGGTGGCGATCCCCGACGTCACCTCGTACGTCAAGGCGCCGCTGCAGGAGGGCCTGGGCATCGTCCAGTGCGACCTCTACGTCCAGGGCGAGCCGTGGCCGTACGCGCCCCGCTGGATCCTGCGCCGCCAGCTCGAGCTGCTGGCCGAGCAGGGGCGGCAGTTGAAGGTCGGCGCCGAGCCCGAGTACTTCCTGGTGCGCCGGGCCGAGGACGGCTCGATCGCGGTCGCCGACGAGCTCGACACCGCCGACTCGCCCTGCTACGACGCCAATGCGGCGACCCGGGCCTTCGACCACCTCGCCACCGTCAGCCGGGCCGTCGACGCGCTGGGCTGGGAGAACTACTCCAACGACCACGAGGACGCCAACGGGCAGTTCGAGCACAACTTCGGCTACGCGGACGCGCTGCGCACCGCGGACCGGGTGGTGGTGTTCCGGCACCTCGCCAAGATGGCGGCGCACCGGGCCGGCCTGGTCGCCACCTTCATGCCCAAGCCGTTCACCCACCTCACCGGCAGCGGGCTGCACCTGCACGTCTCGCTGTGGGACCGGGACACCGACACCAGCCTGTTCGCCGATCCGGTCGACCCGAGGGGCATGGGCCTGTCGCAACTGGGCTACAGCTTCATCTCCGGGCTGCTGGAGCACGCCCCCGGCCTGATGGCGCTGACCTGTCCCACCGTCAACTCCTACAAGCGGCTGGGCGCGGGAGCTGACACCCAGTCACATTCCAGCTGGGCGCCGGGATACGCGAGCTACGGCGGGAACAACCGCACCCACCTGGTGCGGATCCCGGACGGCGGCCGGATCGAGATCCGCTGCGTCGACGGCGCGGCCAACCCGTACCTGGCGATCGCCGGGATCGCCGCCGCCGGCGCCGACGGGATGGCCCGGGGCGCGGACCCCGGCGACCCGGTCACCGGCGACCTGGAGGCCGCCGGCCTGCGGGCCGGGCTGCGCCCGCTGCCGCCCACGCTGCTGCACGCCGTGGACGAACTGGTCCGGGACGGGGTCCTGCGCGAGGGCCTGGGCAAGGTGCCGGGCGGCCTCTACGCGGACTACTTCGCCTCGGTCAAGCGGGCCGAGTTCAACGCGTTCCACCGCCAGGTCACCGGCTGGGAGCTGGACCGCTACCTGATGTTCTGA